A stretch of Chionomys nivalis chromosome 2, mChiNiv1.1, whole genome shotgun sequence DNA encodes these proteins:
- the Psmb1 gene encoding proteasome subunit beta type-1 has translation MLAMAAYRDFDRELAMRAQGSAGPAHLRFSPYSFNGGTVLAIAGEDFSIVASDTRLSEGFSIHTRDSPKCYKLTDKTVIGCSGFHGDCLTLTKIIEARLKMYKHSNNKAMTTGAIAAMLSTILYSRRFFPYYVYNIIGGLDEEGKGAVYSFDPVGSYQRDSFKAGGSASAMLQPLLDNQVGFKNMQNVDHVPLSLDRAMRLVKDVFISAAERDVYTGDALRICIVTKEGIREETVPLRKD, from the exons ATGCTCGCCATGGCCGCTTACCGGGACTTCGACCGAGAGCTGGCAATGAGGGCTCAGGGCTCCGCCGGCCCCGCGCACCTGCGGTTCTCGCCTTACTCCTTCAATGGAGG tactGTATTGGCAATTGCTGGAGAAGATTTTTCCATTGTTGCTTCAGACACTCGGTTGAGTGAAGGGTTTTCAATTCATACCCGAGATAGCCCCAAATGTTATAAACT AACAGACAAAACAGTCATTGGCTGCAGTGGTTTTCATGGAGATTGTCTTACTCTGACGAAGATTATTGAAGCAAGATTAAAG ATGTACAAGCACTCCAATAACAAGGCCATGACAACCGGGGCGATTGCTGCAATGCTTTCTACCATCCTCTACTCACGGCGCTTCTTCCCGTACTATGTCTACAACATCATCGGTGGACTCGATGAAGAAG gAAAGGGAGCTGTGTATAGCTTTGACCCAGTGGGCTCCTACCAGAGAGACTCCTTCAAGGCTGGGGGCTCAGCAAGTGCCATGCTGCAGCCTCTGCTTGATAACCAG GTTGGTTTCAAAAATATGCAGAATGTGGACCACGTGCCCCTGTCTCTGGACAGAGCTATGCGGCTGGTGAAGGATGTCTTCATTTCTGCAGCTGAGAGGGATGTGTACACTGGCGATGCCCTCAGGATCTGCATTGTGACCAAGGAGGGCATCAGGGAGGAGACTGTTCCCCTGCGGAAAGACTGA